GCAGACATGCCTCGCATACTCCACCACTGCCATCTGCATCCCGAGGCAGATGCCAAAAAACGGGATCTGCTTCAGCCGGGCGTGTTGGATGGCGGCAATCATACCCTCCACACCCCTGTATCCGAAGCCCCCCGGCACAAGGATGCCGTCGGCAACACTCAGACGATGATCAACACCCTCCCTTTCGATCTTTTCGGCATCCACGAAGTGAAGAATTACCCGGGAGTCGTTGGCAATACCACCGTGGATCAGCGCCTCGTTCAAGCTCTTGTAAGAATCCTTCAAGTTTACATACTTTCCCACAATGGCAATGGAAACCTCATGGGAAGGGTGATTGATCTTATGCACCACCTCTTCCCAGGCATCGAGACGTGGTTGACCTGTCCAGATGTTTAAAAGGTCAACAATTTTTTCATCCACTCCCTCCCGTTGGAAAACAAGGGGCACCTCATAGATACACCCAACATCCTTGGCGGTGAAGACCGCCTCTACCTCGACGTTGCAGAAGAGGGCGATCTTGGTTTTAATATCTTCGGAGAGAAAATCTTCCGTACGGCAGAGCAGGATATCCGGCTGGATACCGATTTCACGGAGGGCCTTAACGCTGTGCTGCGTTGGTTTTGTCTTTACCTCACCAGCGGTTTTGATATAAGGAACCCACGTGAGGTGGATAAAGATGGCATTTTGTCTGCCCACCTCATTACGGAATTGCCTGATCGCCTCCAAAAAGGGCAGACTCTCAATATCGCCTACCGTTCCGCCGATTTCCACGATGGCGACATCAAATCCGTGGGCAGACTCTCTGATATAGCCCTTGATCTCATCGGTAATATGGGGGATAACCTGTACCGTCTTTCCCAGGTATTCGCCCCGTCTCTCTTTTGAGATTACGGAAAAGTAAACCTGTCCTGTAGTCAGGTTGTTACACTTTCCCATGCGGGTAGAGGTGAATCGTTCGTAATGTCCCAGGTCAAGATCGGCTTCCGCACCGTCATCGGTTACAAAGACCTCACCATGTTGAAAGGGGTTCATTGTGCCCGGATCAACATTGATGTACGGATCCAGCTTTTGATTGGTCACCCTGAGCCCCCGGCATTCAAGAAGGGCGGCGATAGAAGCTGCTGCCAGTCCCTTGCCGAGAGAGGAAAGGACGCCACCGGTCACAAAAATGAACTTTGTCTTCATAGGAAAATACCCCTTGAAATAAAGGGTTCAAGGGGTCAAGGATTCAAGTGAAATGTTAAAAAACTACTTAAATCCTTAGAAAACAAACACTTGAACCCTCGAATCCTCGAACCCCTTAGTCTCAAAGTAGGAACACCCCTCCCCTACTGATCTCTGTCCCCTGTCCTCTGTCCTCTGTCCTCTGCCCCCTAAGACTCTGCTTGATTTCCTCCGCGACGACCTCTACCGGTTCACCGAGGAGGGTCGCCATGGGAATCCTTTCGAGATAACGATCATCCCAGGGGAAGTTGTATTCATTGATGAGATTGCGGATGTCGTTAAAGCGATAACCAAGTATATCCTTCCTTTCCTGGGTGGTCAGTGATTCGTTGAAGTCCACATGGATCAGAAGCAGGTTCCTTACCGTGTAAGTCTCTCCCAGAAGGGGAATAATAACAATGGGAGCGCCATCTGATTTTCCGCGGCCCACATAGACACGGCCAGTACT
The nucleotide sequence above comes from Syntrophales bacterium. Encoded proteins:
- a CDS encoding CTP synthase, with protein sequence MKTKFIFVTGGVLSSLGKGLAAASIAALLECRGLRVTNQKLDPYINVDPGTMNPFQHGEVFVTDDGAEADLDLGHYERFTSTRMGKCNNLTTGQVYFSVISKERRGEYLGKTVQVIPHITDEIKGYIRESAHGFDVAIVEIGGTVGDIESLPFLEAIRQFRNEVGRQNAIFIHLTWVPYIKTAGEVKTKPTQHSVKALREIGIQPDILLCRTEDFLSEDIKTKIALFCNVEVEAVFTAKDVGCIYEVPLVFQREGVDEKIVDLLNIWTGQPRLDAWEEVVHKINHPSHEVSIAIVGKYVNLKDSYKSLNEALIHGGIANDSRVILHFVDAEKIEREGVDHRLSVADGILVPGGFGYRGVEGMIAAIQHARLKQIPFFGICLGMQMAVVEYARHVCRLEKANSSEFDPETRYPVIDLLPEQRNVSEKGASMRLGAYPCLIENASFAFDAYGEQQISERHRHRYEFNNDYKDLLVQNGLRITGVSPDGRLTEIVEIKDHPWFLGCQFHPEFKSRPTYPHPLFAEFIRSSLLYKSRKV